One Cucurbita pepo subsp. pepo cultivar mu-cu-16 chromosome LG11, ASM280686v2, whole genome shotgun sequence DNA window includes the following coding sequences:
- the LOC111805940 gene encoding vacuolar protein sorting-associated protein 32 homolog 2-like: MFNRLFGKPKQEANALATLEKLSETLEMLEKKENVLVKKASAEVEKAKEFTRVKNKRAAIQCLKRKRLYEQQVEQLGNFQLRIHDQMIMLEGAKATTETVDALRTGASAMKAMQKATNIDDVDKTMDEINEQTENMKQIQEALSTPIGAAADFDEDELEAELEELESAELEEQLLQPASTTPAAPVSVPSGRVPARPVPQKRNAEEDELAALQAEMAL; encoded by the exons ATGTTTAACAGGCTTTTTGGTAAACCTAAACAAGAAGCCAATGCTTTGGCTACGTTAGAGAAGCTAAGCGAG ACGCTTGAAATGctggagaagaaagagaatgtTCTTGTAAAGAAGGCATCTGCAGAGGTTGAAAAAGCTAAAGAGTTCACAAGAGTGAAGAATAAACGAG CGGCCATACAATGTTTGAAGAGAAAGAGACTCTACGAACAGCAAGTAGAGCAGCTTGGAAATTTTCAATTGCGTATCCACGATCAG ATGATTATGTTAGAAGGCGCTAAAGCTACGACGGAAACTGTCGATGCTTTGAGAACAGGAGCATCGGCAATGAAGGCAATGCAGAAAGCAAC AAATATTGATGATGTGGACAAAACGATGGATGAGATTAATGAGCAGACGGAGAATATGAAACAGATACAGGAAGCGCTATCAACTCCAATTGGTGCCGCAGCTGACTTCGACGAG GATGAATTGGAGGCGGAACTTGAAGAGCTGGAAAGTGCGGAGTTGGAAGAGCAACTTCTCCAACCGGCGTCAACAACTCCTGCTGCGCCCGTTTCCGTCCCGTCAGGCCGAGTACCTGCACGCCCTGTTCCTCAGAAGAGAAATGCTGAAGAAGACGAACTCGCAGCTCTGCAAGCGGAGATGGCCCTCTAA